Proteins found in one Anopheles aquasalis chromosome 3, idAnoAquaMG_Q_19, whole genome shotgun sequence genomic segment:
- the LOC126578243 gene encoding uncharacterized protein LOC126578243, with product MNETKGIVHNASDLLLLGAEVGNVPLKEIAQRSLSSLRHQQSDIELYEFLFGNVITLFEPKEFEDEVSALVLPELVRFVDKIQNELQINALSYFFVENLTMLQRLADVLGKLIDYLLAQTESCRLYRSLIVFPEYLLRCYTIVRKSYVSMAHEAEVLEAMKALYSVCKKILTAFLELLCPRDASNRTAGVSYFRTIDHDEERECLEKVCTVLASVGNEISPIDSLLASDVWKSIVRLCTEHAEGQPCADNRPTGWFGNIVLILNTGVEASFQELQSKNEASKQATIALKLNAFCLRVMLKLLTLSRQRAGSDVYQTVIGTLLRIKTCLRSKTLAGELAIGIEQYLHVSYMAIVESSLRTDSFAKALVNCECNSIDDCQSYFNLVMHIIEQIVTYSNDNGLVLRYCVENNLLQHIAKTIDLSGNLLLTGGTLYRQLLVHCSALVLIGFRLRNRTAQRAIEETLVGMVLQERYCTALLGIDLWSVLVRYHSTQLLYAYFVFWMRVNNEYAPSRTRPEHVYVGTLLRNLYVFLPGAQKEKLLTSYPVRNSENDRLWVTVGLPSADELMVYSQQPLACVKERLQTRLKQLQQPAQHVPNRVDAVYEMINLLSMAKRQEGTANMTTEWSSLFVWEKVLSNPSKAMARMLECLEGSQVPLDNILRRCSSSAVSRSSTYAKYRIVRLLKRANTPAEAVCEALLNDKEPLITAEAFHLLRKMNSKRQPAAMALIAKEPALQSRLSGLQKNITAFQPVLPVEPFMVAVQHRCEPVNAVESPGDMTLIINSKIDELFPDDDDDEDVDGIDFDALAENVSPKRRKLDPSKSANRILDELEAQSEELAKHTGTHKLEITERARLTRIMTKMKHLLEN from the exons CGGGAATGTTATAACTCTCTTCGAACCCAAAGAGTTTGAAGATGAAGTTTCCGCGTTGGTTCTTCCAGAGCTAGTTCGCTTCGTTGATAAG ATCCAGAACGAACTGCAAATCAACGCGCTATCCTACTTCTTTGTGGAGAACCTAACGATGCTGCAGCGATTGGCGGATGTGTTGGGCAAGCTGATCGATTATCTGCTGGCCCAGACCGAATCATGCCGGCTGTATCGCTCACTCATCGTTTTTCCCGAATATCTTCTACGGTGTTACACGATCGTTCGCAAGAGTTATGTCTCGATGGCGCATGAAGCGGAGGTGCTGGAAGCGATGAAAGCATTGTACAGTGTTTGCAAGAAGATTCTCACGGCATTTCTTGAATTGTTGTGTCCACGCGATGCCTCTAATCGCACCGCTGGTGTTAGCTACTTTCGGACGATCGATCATGACGAGGAGCGAGAATGTCTTGAGAAAG TGTGTACCGTGCTGGCGAGTGTTGGCAATGAAATTAGTCCGATCGACTCACTGCTGGCCAGTGATGTGTGGAAGAGCATCGTCAGGCTGTGCACCGAGCACGCGGAGGGGCAACCGTGCGCCgacaaccgaccaaccggatGGTTCGGGAACATTGTGTTGATATTGAACACCGGCGTTGAAGCTTCGTTTCAAGAGCTGCAAAGCAAGAACGAAgcctctaagcaggctacgaTTGCGCTGAAGCTGAATGCTTTCTGTCTGCGAGTGATGCTCAAGTTGCTAACGTTGTCCAGGCAACGGGCCGGCTCGGATGTGTACCAAACCGTCATCGGAACGCTACTGCGGATCAAAACGTGCCTTCGCTCAAAGACACTTGCCGGGGAGTTGGCCATAGGCATCGAACAGTACCTGCACGTAAGCTACATGGCCATCGTGGAAAGCTCTCTGCGCACGGATAGCTTTGCTAAG GCGTTGGTGAATTGCGAGTGCAACTCGATCGATGATTGTCAGTCGTATTTCAATCTCGTGATGCACATCATCGAACAGATCGTCACTTACTCCAACGACAACGGCCTAGTGTTGCGCTACTGCGTCGAAAACAACTTACTCCAGCACATCGCCAAGACAATCGATCTTTCCGGCAATCTACTGCTCACCGGTGGTACCCTCTATCGTCAGCTTCTCGTGCACTGTTCCGCGTTGGTTCTGATCGGGTTTCGGTTACGGAACCGAACGGCTCAACGGGCGATCGAGGAAACACTAGTAGGCATGGTGCTTCAGGAACGATACTGTACCGCACTGCTCGGTATCGATCTGTGGTCCGTGTTGGTGCGCTATCACTCCACTCAGCTACTGTACGCCTACTTTGTGTTTTGGATGCGAGTGAACAATGAGTATGCACCATCGAGAACCCGACCAGAGCACGTGTACGTTGGTACACTATTGCGCAATCTGTACGTTTTTCTACCAGGTGCCCAGAAGGAGAAACTGCTCACTAGTTACCCGGTTCGAAACAGTGAAAATGATCGTCTGTGGGTCACCGTAGGACTCCCTAGTGCAGATGAGCTTATGGTGTATTCGCAGCAACCTCTAGCTTGCGTGAAAGAACGGTTACAGACACGGCTCAAACAATTACAACAACCAGCCCAACACGTTCCAAACCGTGTTGATGCTGTTTACGAAATGATTAATCTGCTTTCGATGGCCAAGCGGCAAGAGGGGACAGCAAACATGACTACAGAGTGGAGCTCGTTATTCGTTTGGGAAAAGGTTCTTTCAAATCCCAGCAAAGCTATGGCCAGAATGCTGGAGTGCCTCGAAGGGTCTCAGGTTCCTCTCGACAACATTTTGCGCCGATGTAGCTCGTCGGCagtcagcagaagcagtaccTACGCAAAGTATCGTATCGTGAGGCTTCTAAAGCGGGCCAACACCCCGGCCGAAGCAGTGTGCGAAGCCTTACTCAACGATAAGGAACCCTTGATAACAGCCGAAGCATTCCACTTGTTGCGCAAAATGAATTCTAAAAGACAACCGGCAGCGATGGCGTTAATTGCAAAGGAGCCAGCACTTCAATCACGGTTATCGGGTCTGCAAAAGAATATAACTGCATTCCAGCCTGTACTGCCCGTGGAACCTTTTATGGTAGCTGTACAGCACCGCTGTGAACCTGTAAATGCGGTGGAATCGCCAGGAGATATGACGCTTATCATTAACAGTAAAATAGACGAACTGTTtcccgacgatgacgatgatgaggatgttgATGGGATCGATTTCGATGCGTTGGCTGAAAACGTTTCCCCGAAAAGGCGCAAACTGGACCCGAGTAAATCAGCGAATCGTATCCTAGATGAGCTAGAAGCACAGAGTGAAGAGTTAGCGAAACATACTGGAACTCACAAGCTAGAGAtaaccgagcgagcgcgattGACTAGGATAATGACAAAGATGAAGCACCTTCTAGAAAACTGA